The following is a genomic window from Desulfomonilia bacterium.
GCTTGAATTCCTGATGAGGAATGCCGGAAATATAGTAACGCGAACCATGATAGCCGAACATGTATGGGATATAAACTTTGAGACCTTCACCAATGTTATCGATGTTTACATAAACTACCTGAGAAACAAGATAGACCGCGACCATGACGAAAAGCTTATACATACGGTGAGGGGAAGGGGATATGTTCTTAAAAAGTGACCTTATCCGGTCTATTAGAATAAGGTTTATTGCATGGTATGCTCTTATCCTGACTGTTACATTCCTGTTGTTCAGTACTGTTCTTTATGTATATCTTCAAAAGAGTCTGAGCTCTTACCTTGATTTTATACTTGAATCGAAGGCCGAGGGTGTCGCAGCATCCATAAATACATATTGGGAAACCGAGAAAATGGTTGCTGTTCACAGTAAAGGCATCAGCAGGAAGACTCTTAGCAAGATTAATAATAAAAACTTTCTGAAAATTGCAAACAGATGGGTTGAAGAGCGGTCTAATGATCCGGACCTTGTAAGCGTTATCATTCAGATTTATAAACCGAACGGTGAAATAGTCGCTTATTCGAAAAGTGCACCTATTGTTAATCTGCCCGGGGAAGCAATTGATAAATTAAAAAAGGGTCAGGATTTCTATGGAAATGAAAGAATAGAGATCTCGGAAAAAACCTTCCAGGATTTCAGGTTTGTGTCCATACCGGTAAAGGAAGGGAAATCGGTAGCATACATAGTTCAGGTCGCGAGTCCCCTGACTTTCATTTATACAACACTTAACAGGGTCAAGCTGATTCTGTTCGTAACACTTCCGCTTACAGTAATAATAGCCAGTATACTTGCTGGGATGTTCCTGGCAAGTATAACACTCAAACCATTGAACAAGATGATCGGGACCGTACGTCAGATTACCGGAGCCAATCTTGACACAAGAGTTGATATTCCAGAGAACATGGATGAGATCAGGGAGCTTGCAGAAACATTTAATGACATGCTCGAAAGGATTAACCGTTCATTTGCCGTACAGAAGCAGTTTATGCAGGATGTTTCCCATGAGTTGAAAACTCCCCTTACTGTTATAAGAGGTGAAATGGAAGTTGCACTCAAGAGAGAGCGCTCTATTAATGAATACAGGGATATACTTGAAAGCAGTCTTGATGAGATAAAAAAGATAAACCGTATACTTGAAAGTCTTCTCGCACTTGCAAGATTCGACAGTGATGCTGTCTCATTACATAAAGAGTCCACTGATGTAACAGAGATGATCAAGGAAATTCTGAATGACATTGAGATATTGGCATTACAGAAAAACATTGAGATTACGATTATCTCTGAAGCCTCTGATAATATAGTCAACATTGACAGGGAAAGGATGAGAAGGGTCTTTTACAATATTTTTGACAATGCCATCAAATATTCCAGTGAAAAAGGAAAAATCGAGGTTGATGTTGAAAGGGTTGATTCGGAAATATTAATTAATATCAGCGATTCAGGACCGGGTATTTCCGAAGAAGATATTCCATATATTTTTGACAGGTTTTATCGTGCGGACAAAGCCAGATGCAGTGAAGGTTTTGGCCTTGGCTTAAGTATTGCGAAATCGATAGTCAAAGCTCACAACGGAAATATCGAAGTCAGAAGCGTTCCAGGCTCGGGTGCAACCTTTACAATTTCTCTGCCAGCCAGCTTATAGACCCAATTATAATATTTTAATATGTTTCTAATCATCTTTTAATCGATACAATCATATAGGAAGAAAAAAATTAAGGAGGCAGTGTTTATGAAAAAAGTATTAGTAAGCTTTTTAGTACTCGTAGCATTCACGTTCATGGTAACCGCAGCATTCGCAGCAGATGCAGCAGCACCGGCAGCACCGGCCGACAAGGCAGCCACCGCAGTTTCAGCTGACAAAGCGGCACCGGCAGCAGACAAGGCAGCTCCGGCAGACAAGAAAGCAGACAAGAAAGCAAAGAAGACAAAGAAAGCAAAAAAGGTCGACAAGAAAGCAGAACCGGCAACTCCAGCAGCCCCAGCTGCCCCGGCAGCACCGGCAGCACCAGCAGCACCGGCAGCCCCGGCAGCACCAGCAAAGTAAAATAGTTATTAAAAATAAATGGTCTGAGAATGAGAAGGACAATAATACTGTTGATCATTCTTGGACTGACTTCAACGATTTGTTTTGCAGACAAGGCGGCAGACCCGAAAAAGACTGCCGCCTTGTCTTATAAAGATACAAAGGAATATGTTGCGACAGGGTATGTTGAAACAGTTATTCCCGAAGATCCGAAACAGGGTGAAAAATCAAAAATCATCATTGTAACCGATGACAACAAAAGAATAATTTTCTTTGTAAAAAAAACCACCACAATCTACGATATTGATATGAAGGCCAAAACACTCTCCGCAATATTTGTTAAGACAAGGGTGACAATAAGATTCAGATCTGACAAAGATGGATTTTATGAAGCCTTGTCTATCGTCGAATTAGGAAATTAGACTAATTTTCTTCACTTGCCGGAGAAATCCCTATCCATGAAAAAATTGAACTTGATTATTACCCTGATCATGTTGTGCCTGTTTATTAAGGTACCACTTTCGGCTTTTAACTGGGATAATCCCGATTTCGGTCAGGACGGTATGGCTGGACTGACTGATTCAGAGAAAAATGAACTGAAAAATGGCAGGATTGTTTTTTCTGCAACCGACAAGGAAAAAGATAATTCCATGATAGAGGCAACCATTATCTTCAACAAACCTCCTGAAGAAGTATGGGATATGCTCTCTAAGACAGAAGAACAGATCAAATACCTAAAAGAGGTGAATAAAATAAAACTCATTGATAGAAACTGCAACACGGACACAATGTGGTTTCAGTTAAAAATAATCCTTTTCACGTTAAGATATCAGATAAACCATCATTACAATAAAGATTATATGTGTTTCTACTGGTCGCTTGATCCGTCATATAAAAGTGATTTCAGGGAACTTAAAGGCTTCTGGAAGTTTTATCCTTATGAGAATAATAAAACAGTTGCACGATATGGAAGCCTGGTAAACATAAAATTTTTGCCCTTATGGCTTCAGGATGCAATAAAGAAAAAAGGTGTCGAAAAAGCGCTCAACTCAGTCAAATGCTATGTTGATTCAGGTGGAACCTGCAAAAGGAAGGGATATTAAAAAGGGCTTTTGTCTGCCCTTATAATAGTAACCGTTTTCTTCAGATATTAGATTTACTTACGGCCTGATCCTGCTTCCTGAGGATCTTGCCGGAAAGCACTCCCTTTTTGAGTTCTCCATTTTCAACGACTACTCGGCCGTTAATCATTACTAAATCAAGTCCGGTCGGATGATGTACCGGGTCGCGGAAGACAGCTTTTGTTTTGAAATTTCGAGCATCCATTATCAGCAGGTCTGCAAAATATCCTTCCTTTATCAATCCTCTATTCTCAATGCCGAATTCCTTTGCAGGCAGACCAGTACATTTGTATACGGCAGTCTCAAGACTGATCAGGCCTTTTTCGAATACATACCTGCCGATAAATTTGGGGTAGCATCCATAAAACAGGTATGAGGGTTTGCCGATACCAAGCAGGATGGTATCGGTAGTGATCATTACAGAAGGGTCGACAAGAGCAGGAAATGTGTAGCCTTCCGTAAATATATCATCAGGTTCGCTCATGGATTCAAAAACCAGTACATGGCCGTCCTCTTCTATGAGAAGGTCGCACATGACGTCAAACGGGTGGATTCCACGTTCTTCTCCAATTTCAGTAAACCTTCTGCCTTCAAGGTTTTTATTTTTATGGCTGCCTACGGCCATAATGGTCACGGCATCCCATCCCATAAGCCGCATGAAATTCATTGACCAGCTGTTCCTTCCTCTGTGAGGCCATACAGGTTTTCCCACTTCTATGTCTTTTTTTATGATCGCACGTGTCTCCTTGTCAGAGATTTTATCAAGTACGTCTTTTTTGCCTCCGACCAGAGTCCAGGGAGGGAAGAATGCAAGCAGATGGGTGAACCCTGCGGTTGTAGGCATAATGTCCAGTGTTACATTGCCGCCCTTCTTGCGTTCGTTTTCAAATAACCCCAGAATTCGATTCATTTCCATGTCCAGTATAGCTTTGGGAATAACTTTAGTGGCCAGTTCGGCATTTCTTGCAAGCCATTTGAGCCCTTTTAATGCCAGATCATGGAATGGGCCCGCCCAGGGTACGGAAAATATATGAGCCGAGTGGGTATGTATGCCGCACCTGCGTGAAATTTCACCTAGTTCTCCAACAGCCTGAGGCATTGTCGATGATGTATAAGACCTCAGGTGACTTGCATGGATACCATCATACCTGGCCAAAGGTGTTGAGAGTTCAACAAGCTCCTCGGTATCTGAGTTGAGTCCGGGTGCATACTGCAGTCCGGATGAGAGTCCGAAACAGCCTGCTTCCATGCTTTCTACGAGCTGATTCTTCATATGTTCGATTTCTGATTTCGCAAGCAGACGGTTGTTTATTCCGGAAGCGCTTATCCTAAGGATTCCATGAGGTACCAGCAGGGCCATGTTTGTAAGCATGCCCCTTTTTTCAGCAAATTCCATGAAACTGTTTACATCGCTCCACTTGATGTCATTGTCATAATCCATTTGAGTGAACACTTCGAGATAGGTCTTGAGGCCGGAGGAATTTACATTTGTTAGCGGTGCAAGCCCCATACCGCAATGACCGCCTACAAATGTGGTAATGCCCTGCTTCACCAGTGGAGAGAGTATGTTTTCAAAATCATCTTTGAAAAGAGCAAGATCGGCGTGCGAATGAGCGTCAATGAAACCCGGACAGACTGTCCTGCCATGGGCGTTTATTCTCCGCTCAGCTTCGCTTTTTTTAAGGTCTCCTATTACCTCGATCAGGTTGCCTTTGATTCCTATGTCGGCTTTATAGGACGGTTTTCCCGAACCATCTGTGATATCGGCGTTTTCAATAATAATGTCAAACATTGTTGATCTCCTCAAAATTTTCATGTTTGTACAAACAGGTCGGATAGATATATTTCAGTTGCATATAAAAGGCAATTATTTAACATTTAATCAATAATGAAATAATATTTGCAGGTATCAATGATTTATTTGGAGGCTGTTTGAATATGATTAAAAAGGTTATCCTAATAGGTGCCGGTGACCGTGGTCAGGTTTATGCCTCATATGTAATGAAAAACCGGGACAAGCTGAGTCTTGTTGCCGTTGCAGACCCGAATGAGACGAGAAGGAACAAGGTGGCCGGGGCTCATGGTATAGGACCTTCAAGCCGGTTCGAATCATGGGAGGAAATTCTGTCTCAGCCTCAAATGGCTGATGGGGCAATAATAGCCACACAGGATAATCTGCATGCAGTACCTGCGGTAAAAGCTCTAGAATCGGGATATGAGGTTCTGCTTGAAAAACCGATGGCTCTTACAGTAGAAGATTGTGAAATTCTTGTTGAAACTTCAAGAAAGACAGGGCGCACATTGAATGTATGCCATGTTCTCAGGTATACGGACTTCTTTTCCAGGATAAAGTCAATTATAAATCAAGGTATTATTGGAGATGTCTACACTATATTCCACGCAGAAAACGTCTCATATTATCATATGGCCCACTCATATGTCCGTGGAAACTGGAGGAACATCCCGAACTCATCACCTATGATACTTGCCAAATGCTGCCATGATCTTGACCTGATAGCCTGGTTTGCCGCGGCGAAACCCGTGAAAATAAGTTCAATTGGCGCATTAAGCCATTTCAGGCCGGAAAATGCACCTGTAGCAGCACCGCAAAGATGTACCGACGGTTGCCCGGCCGGAAAGGAATGCATGTTCAATGCAGTAGATATATACCTTTACGGCAAACATATGAAACTTGCACTGGCAAAGGAAGGGCCACCCGCAATCTCACTTGCTGCAAATATCATGCTGAAATATCCCGGCATTTCAGGGATTATCCCGGGGCTGAAAGAGTATTCCGTCTGGAAAGAGTGGCCCACAAGTACGATTACTGATGATCTTTCAAAAGACGGCATCATGAACGCTCTGAAAAACGGGCCTTATGGCAGATGCGTCTATTTCTGTGATAATGACCAGGTCGATCACCAGGAAACGGCAATTGAGTTCGATAACGGCATTACGGCCGTTCTGAGAATGCACGGACATTCTGAAATAGAGGGAAGGACCATACGTATCGACGGAAGCAAAGGGACTCTCAAAGGAAAATTCGGAGGAAAAACCGGGCTTGATGTTCATATTCATGCAACCGGGAAAAAAATCGTTTTCCCGATGAAAGCGGATATACTTGGACACTCCGAAGGTGATCGCGGAATAATGGATAATTTCCTATCCGTGCTGAATGGAGGAAAAGGCCAGACCGATGCTGCCGAATCGATTGTCAGTCACATGATGGCTTTTGCCGCATATGATTCAATGACTCAAAATAAGGTTGTCGAATTATGAACATAATATACCGTCAATGTGTAAAGGAAGACATAGAAGGTATTTCGGAAGTATTATTCAGGACCGGATTCATGGGAGAAGATCTTACGCCGACCGGCCGGTTCAATGATAAAAAACTTTTTGCCATGGTCAATATCGAGGGCTATGTTAGATACGAAGCAGAAAACGGATTTGTCGCACAGGACAGAGATACCGGAAGAATACTTGGATATATAATCGGTACGGCAAACACACACAGATATGAGAAAAAAATTGCCTTGAGAATATACTGGAGGATTTTTCTTCGCCTTTTCCTTGTCACATGGTGGCGCTATCCGGAATCATTCAGAACGGTTATTTACTGGTTTTACACATATGAGACAAAATCTATCGAGCACCTTTACAATGAATATCCGGCCCACCTGCACATAAATATTCTGCCGGGATATCAGCACATGGGCATCGGGAAAAATCTCCTGGACATGTTTATGGCGAATATGACTTCCAAGGGTGTTTCGGGAGTCCATCTCGGGACTTCCAACTACAATTTCAAAGCACTCCCCTTTTACAGAAAAAACGGATTTTCGGTTATATTTGAAAGAAAAAATCTATTCTGGCCCGGAGTTGAGAATCAGATTTCAATGATCTTCGGCAAAGGCTTGAGACCCTGATGTCTTCATTATTGAGTCTGGAATTTGTAAATTCTTGCATAAAGCCATTGTTTGAATTATGGATAATTGATGGAAAAAGATGAGTTTGAAAAATCCCTTGAGGAATTTGAAAAGCTTGTAAGAAAAAAGCTTCCCGCAATGATAAACATGGCAATGGCTGCCAAAGACAACCGTGAAATTCAAAGCAACTTCAATTTTTTCATAGAAACGTTGAAACGCGAGAAGAATGCAATAAACAGAGATATCGAAAGGGTTGCCAGGCCTGCCCAGAGAATGAGGTTTTTCAATACCATTAATACAATGGAATCCCTTTTGAGGGCAATGAAGGGCAGAAACAGCATACAGGAAAGACTTCGGCAGAAGCAGCATACTCTTCACGAGCATATAACTTACAATTCAGGACAGGGGGCTGTTGACGGTGAACTGCTCAATGTCTTTCAGGATGGTTTATTACTGAAAACCTCGGAAAAATTGTCGATTGATAAAGAAATAGAATTGGTACTCGATGACGGCAGGAATATGCGCGGCAAGGTAATATGGTCCATACCGGAAGGGGACGGTTGTGTTGAAACCGGTGTGAAGCTCGATAATGTGTCAAGCGCGCTGGATGATGAATTACATAAACTTATTGACGAAAAGCTAGATACCTGATGAACCGGCTTTCATAATCATTCATGCAGAAAGTAATTTTCTATGAAATTCAGAATCGAAACACTTGGATGCAAAGTAAATCAATATGAGAGCCAGCAGATAAGACAGGCCCTGTTGACCGCCGGTTATGCCGAGGCATCTGATAATGAACATGCTGATCTGGCTATTGTGAACACATGTACGGTCACACACCGTTCTGATTCCGATGCCAGAAAACTTCTGAGAAAGGCGCTTGATTCGGAAAAAGTTGTGGCAACAGGCTGCCTTGCATCTATAAGATCCGAGTTGATCAAGTCTGTTTCTGACAGGATCATGGTTGTACCGAAGGGTGAAATTGATAAAATCACAGGTGTATCCCTGCCCGAGACTATTTCGAGCTTTTCAGGCAGAGCCAGGGCCTTTATCAAGATACAGGACGGTTGTTCCAATTTCTGTACATTCTGCATAGTTCCCTTTGCAAGAGGTTGCCCTTCGAGCAGGCCGGGAAGTGAAATAATTGATGAGGTGAACAATCTGTTCAAGAACGGGTGCAATGAAATTGTTCTGTGCGGAATAAATCTCGGGCTTTATGAAGGCGGCTTCTCCACCATGCTTAAGCGTCTTCTCAGAGAAACTGATATTCCAAGGATCCGCATAAGCTCGATTGAGCCCTGGACGGTAAAACAGGATATCATAGAGCTTTTTTCAGAGCCGCGTATTTGCGCTCACCTGCACTTGCCCCTGCAGAGCGGGAGCAGAAAGATTCTTGCCAGGATGGCAAGGCCTTATGATCCGTCATATTATAAAAATCTCATCGGAGAGCTTATCTCGGTAAGACCCGAAGCGGCAATAGGTACCGATATAATGGCCGGTTTTCCCGGAGAAAGCGCCGATGATTTCAATGAGAGTTTTAATTTCCTTGAAAGCCTTCCCATTGCATATATGCATGTGTTCCCGTTTTCAAAACGGCCCGGAACAAAAGCGGCGGGTTTCAGCGACCAGGTTGATGAGGTCGAGAAGAAAAGGAGGGCAATGCTTCTTAGGCGACTTTCAGAAGAAAAAAGGAAGGGATTCATTCAGGTAAGGATTGGTGAGATATGCAATGTTCTTGTAACCGATTCAGAGAATGGTGTCTGTCGTGGGATTACTTCGAATTATATTACTGTTGTTTTTAATTCAAATTCCTCTATCGGAGATATTGTAGAGGTCAGGCTTGAGAAAATTCAGGGTCGTCAGGTGAAAGGCATATTTAATGGATAAACGCGAGGCAGTAACATTGTTGAATGACATGGCGGATGCACTGGAGTACCTTGACGAACCTTTCAGGGCAAAGGCATACAGAAAAGCCGCCGATGCTCTATCCATGCTTAATGTACCAATAAGGACATTGATTGCTGACGGGAGTATCAGAAACATTTCCGGAATAGGCAAGGGAATATCCTCAACACTTGCTTCATGGGAGCAGGGTGATTTCAGCGGACTTTCGGAACTTACAAGCAAGCTTCCTGCCGGGCTTCCTGAACTCCTGAAAGTCCCGGGGCTTGGCATAAAAAGAATCAGGGAACTTCAGCTGAAAGGCATTGAGACGCTTGAAGATCTGAATACTGCTCTTGAGAAAGGCAGACTCAATACTTTTAAAGGTCTGACCGCCAGATTCGAGGCCAGAATCCGCAAAGCGATAACCGATATAATCGAGGGCAGAGGACGCATACTTTTGGACAGTGCATTCGAAATCGCCCTGCACATGAATGAAATTTTTAAGTTGAACGGGATTGACGCCTGCATAACCGGGGAACTCAGGCGGACGGAAGAGACTATAAGTTCTGTTGACTTTCTTATTACTGAAGAAAACGACACCGAACTTAAACTGAAAGAAATATTCGGTGAACAAATTGTCAGATCCGATGGAATTTTGACTATCAATATGAGAAAGGCGCCAAAGATCAAAATCTTTCTGACGGAAAAAAAAGCCCGCAGCATTTCTCTTTTCCTTACGACCGGATCAGGCGTTCATGTTGAAAAGGTCAAGGCTCGATCCCGTATTCATGGCTG
Proteins encoded in this region:
- a CDS encoding PilZ domain-containing protein; protein product: MEKDEFEKSLEEFEKLVRKKLPAMINMAMAAKDNREIQSNFNFFIETLKREKNAINRDIERVARPAQRMRFFNTINTMESLLRAMKGRNSIQERLRQKQHTLHEHITYNSGQGAVDGELLNVFQDGLLLKTSEKLSIDKEIELVLDDGRNMRGKVIWSIPEGDGCVETGVKLDNVSSALDDELHKLIDEKLDT
- a CDS encoding GNAT family N-acetyltransferase, encoding MNIIYRQCVKEDIEGISEVLFRTGFMGEDLTPTGRFNDKKLFAMVNIEGYVRYEAENGFVAQDRDTGRILGYIIGTANTHRYEKKIALRIYWRIFLRLFLVTWWRYPESFRTVIYWFYTYETKSIEHLYNEYPAHLHINILPGYQHMGIGKNLLDMFMANMTSKGVSGVHLGTSNYNFKALPFYRKNGFSVIFERKNLFWPGVENQISMIFGKGLRP
- a CDS encoding MiaB/RimO family radical SAM methylthiotransferase encodes the protein MKFRIETLGCKVNQYESQQIRQALLTAGYAEASDNEHADLAIVNTCTVTHRSDSDARKLLRKALDSEKVVATGCLASIRSELIKSVSDRIMVVPKGEIDKITGVSLPETISSFSGRARAFIKIQDGCSNFCTFCIVPFARGCPSSRPGSEIIDEVNNLFKNGCNEIVLCGINLGLYEGGFSTMLKRLLRETDIPRIRISSIEPWTVKQDIIELFSEPRICAHLHLPLQSGSRKILARMARPYDPSYYKNLIGELISVRPEAAIGTDIMAGFPGESADDFNESFNFLESLPIAYMHVFPFSKRPGTKAAGFSDQVDEVEKKRRAMLLRRLSEEKRKGFIQVRIGEICNVLVTDSENGVCRGITSNYITVVFNSNSSIGDIVEVRLEKIQGRQVKGIFNG
- a CDS encoding ATP-binding protein codes for the protein MFLKSDLIRSIRIRFIAWYALILTVTFLLFSTVLYVYLQKSLSSYLDFILESKAEGVAASINTYWETEKMVAVHSKGISRKTLSKINNKNFLKIANRWVEERSNDPDLVSVIIQIYKPNGEIVAYSKSAPIVNLPGEAIDKLKKGQDFYGNERIEISEKTFQDFRFVSIPVKEGKSVAYIVQVASPLTFIYTTLNRVKLILFVTLPLTVIIASILAGMFLASITLKPLNKMIGTVRQITGANLDTRVDIPENMDEIRELAETFNDMLERINRSFAVQKQFMQDVSHELKTPLTVIRGEMEVALKRERSINEYRDILESSLDEIKKINRILESLLALARFDSDAVSLHKESTDVTEMIKEILNDIEILALQKNIEITIISEASDNIVNIDRERMRRVFYNIFDNAIKYSSEKGKIEVDVERVDSEILINISDSGPGISEEDIPYIFDRFYRADKARCSEGFGLGLSIAKSIVKAHNGNIEVRSVPGSGATFTISLPASL
- a CDS encoding Gfo/Idh/MocA family oxidoreductase, yielding MIKKVILIGAGDRGQVYASYVMKNRDKLSLVAVADPNETRRNKVAGAHGIGPSSRFESWEEILSQPQMADGAIIATQDNLHAVPAVKALESGYEVLLEKPMALTVEDCEILVETSRKTGRTLNVCHVLRYTDFFSRIKSIINQGIIGDVYTIFHAENVSYYHMAHSYVRGNWRNIPNSSPMILAKCCHDLDLIAWFAAAKPVKISSIGALSHFRPENAPVAAPQRCTDGCPAGKECMFNAVDIYLYGKHMKLALAKEGPPAISLAANIMLKYPGISGIIPGLKEYSVWKEWPTSTITDDLSKDGIMNALKNGPYGRCVYFCDNDQVDHQETAIEFDNGITAVLRMHGHSEIEGRTIRIDGSKGTLKGKFGGKTGLDVHIHATGKKIVFPMKADILGHSEGDRGIMDNFLSVLNGGKGQTDAAESIVSHMMAFAAYDSMTQNKVVEL
- a CDS encoding amidohydrolase family protein; this encodes MFDIIIENADITDGSGKPSYKADIGIKGNLIEVIGDLKKSEAERRINAHGRTVCPGFIDAHSHADLALFKDDFENILSPLVKQGITTFVGGHCGMGLAPLTNVNSSGLKTYLEVFTQMDYDNDIKWSDVNSFMEFAEKRGMLTNMALLVPHGILRISASGINNRLLAKSEIEHMKNQLVESMEAGCFGLSSGLQYAPGLNSDTEELVELSTPLARYDGIHASHLRSYTSSTMPQAVGELGEISRRCGIHTHSAHIFSVPWAGPFHDLALKGLKWLARNAELATKVIPKAILDMEMNRILGLFENERKKGGNVTLDIMPTTAGFTHLLAFFPPWTLVGGKKDVLDKISDKETRAIIKKDIEVGKPVWPHRGRNSWSMNFMRLMGWDAVTIMAVGSHKNKNLEGRRFTEIGEERGIHPFDVMCDLLIEEDGHVLVFESMSEPDDIFTEGYTFPALVDPSVMITTDTILLGIGKPSYLFYGCYPKFIGRYVFEKGLISLETAVYKCTGLPAKEFGIENRGLIKEGYFADLLIMDARNFKTKAVFRDPVHHPTGLDLVMINGRVVVENGELKKGVLSGKILRKQDQAVSKSNI